The Diachasmimorpha longicaudata isolate KC_UGA_2023 chromosome 18, iyDiaLong2, whole genome shotgun sequence DNA segment AGGATAACACAGAAGTAGAAATAATTATCTTACCACCAGAAATATAAGCGTGAGGTTCATTAGCTCCTAGATAAAGTGCTTCGCCGGGTTGAagggtaataaaattgaaaaagtaaaGTCCAAAACAGCCGACATCCCCTGGATAATCGGCGTGGAGTTTTTCCATTATTCTGGCATTCAATTCCTCTCTGCCGGGTTCACCTGGGTAAAACAGGACATGAGTCACACTTTCAGAATTACCACTAATGTATTTGCAAGGTCAATTAGATAATGTTGATTGATTGTACTCATTTCGGATAATCTATCGATAAATTTCTTGAGTTCATGGGCTGTAGAGTCAGCATTGTGAGTGAGGAGCCCTTGGAGGCACTTCTGAAGATGAGGTTTTGGATCAGTCTCCCCGGAGCTGATGAAATCCTCGACAGTTCCTTGACCAATCACCGCACAGAGCTCTGGGATTTTCTTCAGGAAATTCTGGATCTCAGGGACTGGCCGGAAGCCACACAGGGCCTCGAAGGGCGTCAGGGCTATCGGCATTTCCGGTTTATGATTCGGGTCTTTGTAGATGTCGGGGTGGAGCTTGTGGAGGCTCTCAGCTCTTGCCTGGAATCGAGCGAAAATTAGTGTCACTTGATTAACTGCATTGTTTATTGACAGCTGAAATATAACTATATTTTGCATTGTTAttattctcaattatttaaatttttttgtaattcgaTGGCGAAGTGGTGAATCGAGAGAAGTTGGCTCACTCCTGAGCCGAGTTTTTCAGgaatatctccaaatctaTGAGAGCTagcgaaaaattgttcatgacATTTATTGTCGCTCTCGAtccgctccacaaaaaagtttataataaaaatttcgctatctgccccagatttcgagatattcgtcAAAAACTGGGAAGTGGTAAACAGTGATATCTCGCTAATATTTTAGACGACAAGTTGCGGATTTGTCAAGATACATTTCATTGTCTTCTTGCACAGAAATATGAATGTCACCCGCGAAAATACTAACCAAGGTCAAGAATTTGGCTGGATCCCCCGCTCCGTGATTTTGGCAAAAGCACCTGTTTGCGGAGGTTCTTGTTTGTTACTCGGaacaatttccaaaaatatcagaaataTTGTGTACCAGTGAAATGCAACAATTTCGTTAGTAAAaatctcaatgaaaaatttaaaaaagacTCGTCATAATAGAACACGTGAATAGATCTTCGAAAGTCCAACAAAagcatttttattaatacaaTATTTCAAGGACAACTCACAAGGTTTCTTCCTAAATTTTCGAAAAGATTTTGCTGTGAAAATTCTCGACTTCACTTCTGATTAATCAAAAACGAGTTTTTATTTAcagttttttcctttttttttttcaacgaccCATTTAACCCCCAGGTCTATCACGAATGAATAAAACTTttgtttcaacattttatgAAGAGACTAGAGCAGGAGATGAGAATTGTTCTGTGGAATTACCTTATCTGGATGAGCCTGAAGGGACAGAGCTTTCCTCACCGATAGGACCTTGAACAGAAAAGGGAGATCATCCCCAAAGCTCTCCCTCACAGGGTCCCCCAGGACCTCCTTGTTCGCCCCTATGAACTCCCCCAGACTCTCCCCAGTGGCCTTGACGAATGAGGGACCATTCGGATGTGTTCCCATCCAGAGTTCAGAATAAGTTTTCTCCTCGTCGACGTGAGCTGCAGGGTCTGATCCCTTCAGTAATCTCGCGACACTACTGGTCGTGCCCTTCATACCCCAGTCGTAATTCTGTACCGTGTACTTCAGCTCCATTTTGGTTGAGGGTCAAGACCTGGGGACAGGCAATCAAAGTGGACAATTGGTATGGAATGATGTCGATATCGATCGATCGATTAGGAGAGCAACAAGTCAACATGATTCGGACCTTTTTTTGGAACTTTaaggtaattttttcatttattttaatttattgttctCTAGTGAACACCGAATTCAAGTCATTATTGAAtactaaattaaaattaattgaatactaGAATTAAATCTGAGTTTTGACCTTTTCTAATGACACTTCAAAACTCTTGTAGAAATGCCCCGTTTGTCAATTGACATCACAGTTTTTACACTGCTGACAATACATATGACAATTATGAAACGTGGACAGCTCATCAGCTTCGTATCAAGCGAGATAAGCCGACGAGATATGGCACATTGACAGCAGTAAACGACTTCCAATTCCGGatccaaaatttccaaaatgacTCCCGAATGACTTACTTCAGATGTCAAGTGACTCCGCGGTTCACCAGCTCCGTTCACTGCCGACTGCCAAATCACTCCACTCGATTTCTGCACAGGGTTGACAGTGATAACGTCATGTTGCCCAAAGATACGGAATTTGGCATTCGGCGGCTGACGAGCTCGGTCAGGTGGGGAGAGTGCGTTGTCAGGGGGGTCGGTAAAACAGGTCTAGGTGAGTTATGCGAGGAGTCACGTGACTCGTgacattgaaatgattttctgGTTCCTTGAACAGAGACCATAGGGTCTGCCTTGAATACCGCCCCAGAAGACTTCGCAATTTCTCCTATAATCTTCCCCTCGACCCCACCCACACTACCGTGAAATACCCATTGGGGTATGAGAATACCCTGCGACATTACCGATGGAGTAGTTGGGTTTAGGATCCAACGATAACGAGGATTTTTCATGCACCAAGAGACGTATACCACATAGGTGTCCCATAGGTGTCGCCCTAACctcaaaaaacgaaaaaaaaaattcctttcgTGTTGAAGATAGACTTGAATATATGTGAACTGAAGTTCAGTCGTTGCTCAGTGGCCGGTTGATGATCATTGAAGATGATCGGAGGATTATTCCTACTCTGCACATCGTTACTGATAAGTAATTGTCATGGTGCTGCTTCGGACATCGAGCTGGACGCCAAAGCACAAGCCCTCCATCGTCTCGACAGTTTGAATCTTCTTCTCTACACATTTCTCCTCATCCTGACAGTGTTGACAATCTGGACATTCAAGCATCGTCGCCTGCGGTTCCTCCATGAAACGGGACTGGCTGTCATCTACGGTAATGTCACAACAATAACCCAGAATTCAATGTTTCTTTGTTGATCAACTGCCCCTGGGggagatgttttttttgtctcgacgATTGTTGCGTCATGGTTGACATGTCTAGGGATCAATGGATGACTCGTGGCAATGTTATATTTGCCAATGAAGACGCAGCCGATGCAGTGGAGGGCGAATAGGTAGGAGTTAAAGGGTTTGGGGTACATCCTGGGGAGATGGACTGCTCCAGGGATTTTTCAGACTCCAGACTTTTGTTGTCGTGTATTTTGTGGTGTTGTGGAGATTCAATTGAagtctattgattttttaacgcGGAATTGTCGGGATATTTGATAACAGGAAAGTCTCAGGGGAGTCTGGGGTGATTGCATGATATCATGTTGATGTACGctctgagaaatatttttaatcacaGTTATGGCTGCTCGGAATTTCCTACTGCTCGTGGCGGTGGTGGAGGAGAGGTGGACAGCTGTTTTGAGGAAGAAATCGtgtttggatttttaattgtttcttTCATTGTTTCCTCAAGGCCTCTCGTCCCCAATCAATTGATTAACAATTAAGAgagtaaaaatattctgtcATTCTCCGGAAGACGTCCCTGGGACTTCTCGGATTTCAATACCTCCACTAACTTCTCACGCACTCATCATCACTGATTATCGATGGAGATTCACTAATCTCTTCTCGTAAGTTCCTGATTAAATATCTGAATGGAGAGACAACCGAGTGACTTTGACGAACTGATTGTGAACGTTATTTCACGAGAAAAAACTTGTTGGGACATCCAGggatgtgaaaaatatttcctcggtaacaaaaaaatgttaatcacCTGGTGCATTGAGGACTTCGATCCTCACGTACCCCAGGATAACCCAGGGTGACCAGGTGGctagttaaaaaaattctttttgattttttgaggACAGCGAATCATCCTCGTGGAGTCAGTTGCGTTATCGATTTTATTCGATTGATCGTGACCgaataaaatcgataaaataatcacaattttCAGTTCATTATGTTGGGAATTTAATCGCAGACTTTCAGTCCCTCCCTGTCAATGACATAATCACAACTCCAGTTAATTATCTGGAATCGTGTCATCAATGAAACGACAATCGAAATGAGCTCATTATTCCGTGCTACGATAAATCCGTGTCTAATCTACctcattaaatattcaatcccCGGAGTGCCCCATTTGCCACTTGACGTTGACACCAGACAGCCGGTCAGTTCCACCTGACGAGCAGTTGAATTCCCATGAATTTGAGGAGCGTAACCGAAAAAATTTGGCAGATCCttcaaaaaatcaggaaatatttattttaaaaaattgaatagcttttttttaattaatttcaggcCTCATTATCGGCGCAATAATTCGTTATTGCTTCAAAACAAGTCCCATCACTCACATGCGCGTCGAGCCAGAAGTTGACAACAGATACAACCAATCAGTGCCACCTGATTCTCTGTGGTTACGCTTTCCGGAAGATAAAGGCGGTGGtacgattaaaaataaaacatttgcGTACTCCTTCAGGGGCGAGATATTTAAACAAGACAGCGAGATAGATCTGAAGgtaagaaaattttaaaaaaataacaatttaacgtacatttttaattttatcgttATCACAGGTCATGAGTTTAGTGATAAATCAGCGAATCCCTGAATaatactgatttttttctcaggcaACATTCGATCcagaaattttcttcaatattatTCTACCACCAATCATATTTCACGCAGGATACAGCTTAAAGAGAGTAAATATTGACTTTTTGATTGTTTAAATGGAAAGTGATAGAGTGCGTTGGCCGATGTTTTttatctgataatttttaacaattttttttcttttcagaaatatttcttccGTAATTTAGGTGCCATTTTGATGTACGCCCTTCTGGGCACGACAATATCATCATTTGTTATCGGGTGAGACATTATAACATTGAACATTAACATTGAAGTTTTAAACAAAACAGTTAAAAGATTGACCGttggatgaaaataaaattgtcgtCGCGATtgagtgaatgaatttttatgtaattttttttttcaaggacaCTGATGTACACGTTTATTCAACTAATACCACACCTGTCCCAGTCATTTGGATTTCTGGACACTCTTTACTTCGGGGCACTGATATCACCGACGGATCCACTGACTATTATTTCGATATTCAACGATCTTCATGTGGATGTCAATCTATACGCACTTGTCTTTGGAGAGAGTGTGCTTAATGATGCTGTGGCTATCGTTCTCAGCGGGTAAATAATTACGTAAAATCGTCAATCAATTGTGTACACGTGATGATGATCAAGTACAATGATTAATGGCActtgattatatttttaattaaaaaaaatactgtcgACTTTCCTGGATTCGAAGTCGTGAGATGTCGAACAAATCAAGAAAatcataaactatttattgCAGATCTATCCAGAACTATGGGACGAGATATCAGACGGGCTCTGGAGGCTTTGAGACGGTGGCTTTCTTCCAGGCACTGGGGGACTTCATCGGTATATTCAgtctttcattatttattggaGCCTCAATGGGCTGTTTAACCGCTCTTCTGACTAAATTCACGAGAGTCAGGGACTTTCCACTCCTCGAGTCCGCCTTATTCGTTCTCATGTCGTACAGCACCTTTTTGATTGCTGAGTCGTCGGATTTAACAGGTAATGAGTCATCGAAAACTGGCGATTAATTATCAGGATTATTCAccagaaaataatgaatgaaactGCAGGTGTTGTCGCTGTATTATTCTGCGGAATATGTCAGGCCCATTACACCTACAACAATCTCAGTCCTGACTCTCGACAGCGAACAAAACAGCTGTTCGAATTGCTGAATTTTCTCGCCGAGAATTTCATCTTCAGTTACATCGGGGTCTCGATGTTTACATTTCCAAAACATCGGTTCGATCCTGGATTCATATTATCGGGATTTGTGTGCGCTCTTATAGGACGTGCTGCCAATGTCTATCCCCTGTCGTTTCTTCTGAATTTAGCGAGAAAACCGAAAATACCGATGAACCATCAGCACATGCTGTTCTTCGCTGGATTGAGGGGTGCCATGAGTTTTGCACTTGCCATTAGAAATACGGTGTCTGATGCCAGGAAGGCCATGCTCACCACGACGAGCCTGATTGTTATATTGACGGTTATATTTCAGGGTGGGGCAACCACCCAATTTCTCAGTTGGTTTAAGATACCG contains these protein-coding regions:
- the Mpi gene encoding mannose-6-phosphate isomerase, which gives rise to MELKYTVQNYDWGMKGTTSSVARLLKGSDPAAHVDEEKTYSELWMGTHPNGPSFVKATGESLGEFIGANKEVLGDPVRESFGDDLPFLFKVLSVRKALSLQAHPDKARAESLHKLHPDIYKDPNHKPEMPIALTPFEALCGFRPVPEIQNFLKKIPELCAVIGQGTVEDFISSGETDPKPHLQKCLQGLLTHNADSTAHELKKFIDRLSEMSEPGREELNARIMEKLHADYPGDVGCFGLYFFNFITLQPGEALYLGANEPHAYISGDCMEIMSCSDNVVRAGLTPKLKDVDTLVEMLTYNCEAAELKRFKPVKEDDYSEVFRPPIKDFAVSKIELPPGTPSYALPPRNSAGILIIIEGSVEVNSQVYCPGSVLFIKANEQLSLNIRTKDGRTLMFEGFANV
- the LOC135170846 gene encoding sodium/hydrogen exchanger 7 isoform X2, which gives rise to MIGGLFLLCTSLLISNCHGAASDIELDAKAQALHRLDSLNLLLYTFLLILTVLTIWTFKHRRLRFLHETGLAVIYGLIIGAIIRYCFKTSPITHMRVEPEVDNRYNQSVPPDSLWLRFPEDKGGGTIKNKTFAYSFRGEIFKQDSEIDLKATFDPEIFFNIILPPIIFHAGYSLKRKYFFRNLGAILMYALLGTTISSFVIGTLMYTFIQLIPHLSQSFGFLDTLYFGALISPTDPLTIISIFNDLHVDVNLYALVFGESVLNDAVAIVLSGSIQNYGTRYQTGSGGFETVAFFQALGDFIGIFSLSLFIGASMGCLTALLTKFTRVRDFPLLESALFVLMSYSTFLIAESSDLTGVVAVLFCGICQAHYTYNNLSPDSRQRTKQLFELLNFLAENFIFSYIGVSMFTFPKHRFDPGFILSGFVCALIGRAANVYPLSFLLNLARKPKIPMNHQHMLFFAGLRGAMSFALAIRNTVSDARKAMLTTTSLIVILTVIFQGGATTQFLSWFKIPVGVDEEVEGLSHGSVRNVYSSVDTSGSGGEGGFGTLEMRRERSPPYNSMHDGSLQGGGSTAGKPNEKALLARIWGDFDTKYMKPLLTHSRPTLLETLPVCCTPLARLLTTAQQLSQDNPARKADSDSDLCLEAQDVEWNTSIEPRRLLSHHDGHDDDYGMDRSLISMDGFIPLRTL
- the LOC135170846 gene encoding sodium/hydrogen exchanger 7 isoform X1, with translation MIGGLFLLCTSLLISNCHGAASDIELDAKAQALHRLDSLNLLLYTFLLILTVLTIWTFKHRRLRFLHETGLAVIYGLIIGAIIRYCFKTSPITHMRVEPEVDNRYNQSVPPDSLWLRFPEDKGGGTIKNKTFAYSFRGEIFKQDSEIDLKATFDPEIFFNIILPPIIFHAGYSLKRKYFFRNLGAILMYALLGTTISSFVIGTLMYTFIQLIPHLSQSFGFLDTLYFGALISPTDPLTIISIFNDLHVDVNLYALVFGESVLNDAVAIVLSGSIQNYGTRYQTGSGGFETVAFFQALGDFIGIFSLSLFIGASMGCLTALLTKFTRVRDFPLLESALFVLMSYSTFLIAESSDLTGVVAVLFCGICQAHYTYNNLSPDSRQRTKQLFELLNFLAENFIFSYIGVSMFTFPKHRFDPGFILSGFVCALIGRAANVYPLSFLLNLARKPKIPMNHQHMLFFAGLRGAMSFALAIRNTVSDARKAMLTTTSLIVILTVIFQGGATTQFLSWFKIPVGVDEEVEGLSHGSVRNVYSSVDTSGSGGEGGFGTLEMRRERSPPYNSMHDGSLQGGGSTAGKPNEKALLARIWGDFDTKYMKPLLTHSRPTLLETLPVCCTPLARLLTTAQQLSQDNPARKADSDSDLCLEAQDVEWNTSIEPVSFHQPNLNYTVNPCYQPNNSAEFNNPGEPYVILNLNRR
- the LOC135170846 gene encoding sodium/hydrogen exchanger 6 isoform X5, which encodes MIGGLFLLCTSLLISNCHGAASDIELDAKAQALHRLDSLNLLLYTFLLILTVLTIWTFKHRRLRFLHETGLAVIYGLIIGAIIRYCFKTSPITHMRVEPEVDNRYNQSVPPDSLWLRFPEDKGGGTIKNKTFAYSFRGEIFKQDSEIDLKATFDPEIFFNIILPPIIFHAGYSLKRKYFFRNLGAILMYALLGTTISSFVIGTLMYTFIQLIPHLSQSFGFLDTLYFGALISPTDPLTIISIFNDLHVDVNLYALVFGESVLNDAVAIVLSGSIQNYGTRYQTGSGGFETVAFFQALGDFIGIFSLSLFIGASMGCLTALLTKFTRVRDFPLLESALFVLMSYSTFLIAESSDLTGVVAVLFCGICQAHYTYNNLSPDSRQRTKQLFELLNFLAENFIFSYIGVSMFTFPKHRFDPGFILSGFVCALIGRAANVYPLSFLLNLARKPKIPMNHQHMLFFAGLRGAMSFALAIRNTVSDARKAMLTTTSLIVILTVIFQGGATTQFLSWFKIPVGVDEEVEGLSHGSVRNYNSMHDGSLQGGGSTAGKPNEKALLARIWGDFDTKYMKPLLTHSRPTLLETLPVCCTPLARLLTTAQQLSQDNPARKADSDSDLCLEAQDVEWNTSIEPVSFHQPNLNYTVNPCYQPNNSAEFNNPGEPYVILNLNRR
- the LOC135170846 gene encoding sodium/hydrogen exchanger 7 isoform X3, with the translated sequence MIGGLFLLCTSLLISNCHGAASDIELDAKAQALHRLDSLNLLLYTFLLILTVLTIWTFKHRRLRFLHETGLAVIYGLIIGAIIRYCFKTSPITHMRVEPEVDNRYNQSVPPDSLWLRFPEDKGGGTIKNKTFAYSFRGEIFKQDSEIDLKATFDPEIFFNIILPPIIFHAGYSLKRKYFFRNLGAILMYALLGTTISSFVIGTLMYTFIQLIPHLSQSFGFLDTLYFGALISPTDPLTIISIFNDLHVDVNLYALVFGESVLNDAVAIVLSGSIQNYGTRYQTGSGGFETVAFFQALGDFIGIFSLSLFIGASMGCLTALLTKFTRVRDFPLLESALFVLMSYSTFLIAESSDLTGVVAVLFCGICQAHYTYNNLSPDSRQRTKQLFELLNFLAENFIFSYIGVSMFTFPKHRFDPGFILSGFVCALIGRAANVYPLSFLLNLARKPKIPMNHQHMLFFAGLRGAMSFALAIRNTVSDARKAMLTTTSLIVILTVIFQGGATTQFLSWFKIPVGVDEEVEGLSHGSVRNSGGEGGFGTLEMRRERSPPYNSMHDGSLQGGGSTAGKPNEKALLARIWGDFDTKYMKPLLTHSRPTLLETLPVCCTPLARLLTTAQQLSQDNPARKADSDSDLCLEAQDVEWNTSIEPVSFHQPNLNYTVNPCYQPNNSAEFNNPGEPYVILNLNRR
- the LOC135170846 gene encoding sodium/hydrogen exchanger 7 isoform X4, yielding MIGGLFLLCTSLLISNCHGAASDIELDAKAQALHRLDSLNLLLYTFLLILTVLTIWTFKHRRLRFLHETGLAVIYGLIIGAIIRYCFKTSPITHMRVEPEVDNRYNQSVPPDSLWLRFPEDKGGGTIKNKTFAYSFRGEIFKQDSEIDLKATFDPEIFFNIILPPIIFHAGYSLKRKYFFRNLGAILMYALLGTTISSFVIGTLMYTFIQLIPHLSQSFGFLDTLYFGALISPTDPLTIISIFNDLHVDVNLYALVFGESVLNDAVAIVLSGSIQNYGTRYQTGSGGFETVAFFQALGDFIGIFSLSLFIGASMGCLTALLTKFTRVRDFPLLESALFVLMSYSTFLIAESSDLTGVVAVLFCGICQAHYTYNNLSPDSRQRTKQLFELLNFLAENFIFSYIGVSMFTFPKHRFDPGFILSGFVCALIGRAANVYPLSFLLNLARKPKIPMNHQHMLFFAGLRGAMSFALAIRNTVSDARKAMLTTTSLIVILTVIFQGGATTQFLSWFKIPVGVDEEVEGLSHGSVRNVYSSVDTSGSGGEGGFGTLEMRRERSPPYNSMHDGSLQGGGSTAGKPNEKALLARIWGDFDTKYMKPLLTHSRPTLLETLPVCCTPLARLLTTAQQLSQDNPARKADSDSDLCLEAQDVEWNTSIEPSPAEQMGHIHMIT